GAGGATGCCCTGGAGATGCGTCGCCGTATTTTTCTGGCCTTTGAAGCGGCAGAGAAAGAGACTGATCTGGAGCGTCAGCAATCGTTACTCACCTTTGTCGTTGTTGGGGGTGGCCCAACAGGAGTGGAGTTAGCGGGAGCCTTAGCCGAGCTTGCCTTCCACACGCTCAAAGATGACTTCCGCAATATCGATCCGCAGCAAACGAAAGTGATTTTGCTAGAGGGGATGGATCGGGTGCTGCCTCCCTATCCGCCAGAATTATCGCTGGAAGCAGAAACATCTCTCAAGTCTCTAGGGGTAGATGTGCGTACCAGTACCCTGGTGACCGACATTCAAGGCGATGTGGTCACGATCAAGAGTGGAAATGACATCACCACGCTGCGATCGCAAACCGTGCTTTGGGCTGCCGGAGTCAAAGCATCACCCATGGGGCAAGTGCTGGCTGACCGCACCGGAGTTGAATTGGATCGGGTGGGTCGGGTCATCGTGGAACCCGATTTTTCGATTGCAAACTATCCCAATATTTTTGTGTTGGGGGACTTAGCCCACTATGCCCAAGATGGTAAGCTCTTACCGGGGGTGGGCGCAGTGGCAATGCAGGAAGGAGACTATCTGGCACGACTGATTAAATGTCGGTTGCAGAATAAGTCCATCAAGCCGTTTCGATATCTCGATCAAGGCAGCCTTGCCGTGATCGGACGCAACGCCGCCGTCGCGAATATCTGGAATTTCCGCATGTCGGGCATTCCGGCTTGGCTGATCTGGGTATTCGTCCACATCTATTACTTAATCGAGTTTGATAATAAGTTGGTGGTCATGGTGCAGTGG
The sequence above is drawn from the Synechococcales cyanobacterium T60_A2020_003 genome and encodes:
- a CDS encoding NAD(P)/FAD-dependent oxidoreductase, with product MSAEQNGRSPHRIVIVGGGFAGLYAAKALGNTADIHVTLIDKRNFHLFQPLLYQVATGRLSPGDISSPLRGILSHHRNTTVLMGDVLDIDPEHQQVVLRDAPAVPYDSLIVATGVSHHYFGKDWNDIAPGLKTIEDALEMRRRIFLAFEAAEKETDLERQQSLLTFVVVGGGPTGVELAGALAELAFHTLKDDFRNIDPQQTKVILLEGMDRVLPPYPPELSLEAETSLKSLGVDVRTSTLVTDIQGDVVTIKSGNDITTLRSQTVLWAAGVKASPMGQVLADRTGVELDRVGRVIVEPDFSIANYPNIFVLGDLAHYAQDGKLLPGVGAVAMQEGDYLARLIKCRLQNKSIKPFRYLDQGSLAVIGRNAAVANIWNFRMSGIPAWLIWVFVHIYYLIEFDNKLVVMVQWGWNYLTNHTGSRIITGRDALKPFGAPPGSLGILHERFITGRDALKPFGAAIAETPSTGTAGKATDREKASV